The proteins below are encoded in one region of Helianthus annuus cultivar XRQ/B chromosome 2, HanXRQr2.0-SUNRISE, whole genome shotgun sequence:
- the LOC110889484 gene encoding uncharacterized protein LOC110889484, with amino-acid sequence MKLFQKDSEKIIWDQVRPNPTTPVFSNRASNGYRKLMMYLMVFVCVTYLVYTLKLLNTSNLACGEHELIFSTRNSLENLTLSPEIVEPEKTELKHVVFGIAASAKLWERRKNYIKLWWKKDAEMRGIVWLDNPVETQPDDGLPPVKISGNTSHFAYKNKQGHRSAIRISRIISETLRLGMDNVRWFVMGDDDTVFITENLIRVLNKYDHNQFYYIGSLSESHLQNIFFSYSMAYGGGGFAISYPLAKALETMQDRCIQRYPGLYGSDDRMQACMAELGVPLTKEVGFHQYDVYGNLFGLLAAHPVTPLVSLHHLDVVEPIFPNVTRVKALQRLMLPMKLDSAGLIQQSICYDSSKGWTVSVSWGFAIQIFRGILSPREVEMPSRTFLNWYRRADYTAYAFNTRPVARNPCQKPFVFYMTSVRLNSTTNMTISQYARHRVPHPTCKWHMHDPSNLDKVFVYKRPDPQLWDRSPRRNCCRVLESKRKRLVVDVGLCDEGEISEVVK; translated from the exons ATGAAACTGTTTCAGAAAGATTCAGAAAAAATCATATGGGATCAGGTGAGACCGAACCCGACAACACCCGTGTTTTCGAACCGGGCTAGCAATGGGTACCGTAAGTTAATGATGTATCTTATGGTGTTTGTTTGTGTAACTTACCTTGTGTACACTCTCAAGCTTCTCAACACTTCTAATTTGGCTTGCGGCGAACACGAGTTGATTTTTTCAACTCGTAATTCGCTAGAGAACCTTACGCTTTCGCCAGAGATCGTTGAACCGGAGAAAACGGAGCTTAAACATGTCGTGTTCGGCATTGCGGCCTCGGCTAAGCTCTGGGAGAGACGGAAGAATTACATCAAGTTGTGGTGGAAGAAG GATGCGGAAATGAGGGGGATTGTATGGTTGGATAATCCGGTCGAAACTCAACCCGACGACGGTCTACCACCGGTGAAAATCTCCGGAAACACCTCGCATTTCGCTTACAAAAACAAGCAGGGTCACCGATCAGCGATTCGGATATCGAGGATTATATCGGAGACATTAAGGTTAGGGATGGACAATGTGAGGTGGTTTGTGATGGGGGATGATGACACAGTGTTCATAACTGAGAATCTTATTAGGGTTTTGAACAAGTATGATCATAATCAGTTTTACTACATTGGAAGCTTGTCAGAAAGTCATTTACAAAACATATTCTTTAGCTACAGTATGGCGTATGGGGGCGGTGGTTTCGCGATTAGTTATCCGTTAGCGAAGGCGCTGGAGACGATGCAAGACCGGTGTATTCAGCGCTATCCCGGACTTTACGGGTCCGATGACCGGATGCAGGCGTGTATGGCGGAGCTTGGTGTGCCACTTACTAAAGAAGTTGGCTTCCACCAG TATGATGTGTACGGGAACTTATTCGGGCTGCTTGCTGCGCACCCCGTGACACCACTTGTCTCGTTGCACCACTTGGACGTGGTCGAGCCCATTTTTCCGAACGTGACACGGGTCAAAGCCTTGCAAAGACTAATGTTACCTATGAAACTTGACTCAGCCGGTCTCATACAACAATCGATTTGTTACGACTCCTCAAAGGGTTGGACCGTTTCAGTTTCTTGGGGCTTTGCGATTCAAATATTTAGAGGAATATTGTCACCCCGTGAGGTGGAAATGCCGTCAAGAACTTTTTTGAATTGGTACCGAAGAGCCGATTACACGGCTTATGCTTTCAACACACGGCCCGTTGCCAGAAACCCGTGTCAAAAACCCTTTGTGTTTTACATGACTAGTGTGCGGCTAAACTCGACAACGAATATGACGATTAGTCAATACGCGCGCCATCGTGTGCCTCATCCCACTTGCAAATGGCACATGCATGATCCTTCAAATCTTGATAAAGTTTTTGTTTATAAAAGACCGGATCCACAATTATGGGATAGG TCTCCCAGGAGAAACTGTTGCAGGGTTTTGGAGTCGAAGAGGAAACGTTTGGTTGTGGATGTTGGATTATGTGACGAAGGGGAGATAAGTGAAGTAGTAAAATAA